From the genome of Capsicum annuum cultivar UCD-10X-F1 chromosome 4, UCD10Xv1.1, whole genome shotgun sequence:
AAATAATCTACTTAAATTATAAATAGTGAATTATACGGGACTTTGAGTTCTTTTCCTATCTTTTCTTTAAATGTTATCCATTATCTTGATCGGCGTcgatttaaatttgaatttgcatcCAAAAATTTTTCCTTGAAATTATAAAACTCCTAATAAAGACGAATTTATATTCAGGGCTTGAATTAGAATTTTCCCCTTAGAAACGGCATTCGAGtcccttagtacaacttttcaatACAAATATATTAGACCTGTTCTTACATGATGAAAATCACTAGTAATTGGTGAGTCATATATATCCATGAATGTCTAAATTTTCAATTGCCCAGCCCTCTAATAAAACCTAACTCCCCCCTTGTAGAATTTATACTGCGGTTAGCAACagaaaaattatgaagaaatattTAAGATCTCAAAGAGAGattagcaaaattattaatttttaattaaatatgtaGCAAGttgacaaaaaaataaacatcattctTTTCAAGTCAAAGAAAgtcctctaatttttttttgcctATTTTGTCTTTCCTCTTTAATTCACCAATAATTCAACTCTCGAATTCTTCAACCACCCTTTTTAATATTTTCCTATTAGCAGCCTTCTATCTATATACTCTATCCTGTCTCACTCACAATTATGCAGTCCAAAAAACTTTCGTGTAACAAATTTTATAACATGATCATATAGTCCCGTCGGGATATACGATAAAATTGGAGCTAAGATGATTATACGTCTTCGAATTCTTGTCCTAGCTTCTTTTCTTATTACGTTTCCAATTCCATTTTATGCCTCAACAATTTTTACTTTATCATCTGAAGATTCACTTTCAGCTCCACAAGATTCAATTACATCACCAAATGGAAAATTCACTGCTGGTTTTCATTCTATTGGTGACAATGCATATTTATTTGCTATATGGTTTACTAAGCCATTGGTTGATAGAACCAACACAGTTGTTTGGATGGCTAACCGTGATCAACCGATGAACGGACAAAGATCACATCTGTCGCTGCTTAAATCAGGCAACCTCGTACTGATTGACGCGAATCAGATCAATGTTTGGGAATCAGGGACAGAATGGTCGACTTCTTCGGTTGAGTTAAGCTTGTTGGATACTGGGAATCTTGTTCTAGTGACTTACGATGGTCAAAGATTATGGCAGAGCTTTGATTCTCCTACGGATACACTTCTTCCTGATCAACCACTTACTAAAACATCGAAGCTTGTGTCGCGTAGAAGCTTGAGTAATTTTTCCTCAGGGTTCTACCAGTTGCATTTTAATGAAGATAATGTCCTGCATCTTGTCTATGATGGTATTGAGATGACAAGTGTATTCTGGCCAAGTCCGTGGTTGATTGTTTGGGATGCAGGTCAGTAGAGACGTATTCAGAATTTTAATTTAACTCGTTCATTCGCTAGTTGTCGTTCAGAATTTTATTATTTGACGAAATTTATGTGATTCTTCTCCAAATATACTGTAAATATCAATGCCTGCATGGAAAATACGGGTTCTAGTTGAGTCTATTGGTCAGTATTAACCTAGTCTTATACATGTAGTTTCTTGCTTTTGATAGATGTTATAATGTGTTGTCCTTTGACTTTCAGTTATCACATTATTTcgttgttgttattattctttCTCTGGGTGCTCTTACTACTTCCGTACTGATTGACTTGTTTTCTCTACTATCGTATTTCTTTGTTCATAACTACTGTGATTTGCTGCACTTGAGCTGAGAGTCTTTCATAAACAACCTCTCTGCAGGTACGGGTAAGGTCTGCTTACACTCTACCTTCCCCAGAATCCAATTATACTGTCATGTTATTGTTGGTGACTAAGATGGATTCAGAATTTATATTTAGCTGGTTAAATCTCTAGGGCACCTTTTCTTAAAATTATGGGTTTAGAATCTTGAtatttgttcaaattttagtgATTTTGGTCATATATTAATTTTCTGTATCGAAAACAACTCATTGCTAAAATAGTTCATCCGTATCTGCAGGTCGTTCCACCTACAATGACAGCAAAACTGCAGTTCTTGATCGTTTTGGCAATTTTATGTCGAGTGATGAATTTGGATTCCAATCTTCTGATTATGGTGTGGAATTGCAAAGAAGATTTAGCCTGGACATTGATGGCAACCTTCGATTGTACAGCCTAGATAAGTTGAGCAACACTTGGAAAGTTTCTTGGCAGTTATTTATATCATCCTGCAGGATTCATGGAGTTTGTGGATTGAACAGTTTGTGTTCCTATGATTCCGTCTCTGGCAGAAAATGCTCTTGTGTACCAGGATACAGGATGAAAGATCCCAAAGATTGGTCATATGGCTGTGAACCAGAATTCAAGGTTTCTTGCAATGATACGAGCTCGTTGGATTTCCTCCCTCTTCGCCATGTTGAGTTTTACGGGTATGATATTGCATATTATCGCAATAAAACCTTGCAAGAATGCAAAGATTTGTGCTTGAAACGTTGTGATTACAAAGGTTTCGAATATAAGTTTGTTGAAGGTAATGGTACCTACAGTTGTTACCCGAAAACACTTCTGTTCAACGGATATGTTCAGTCTAGTTGGCCTGATTTTGTTTACCTTAAAGTGCCTAAAACACGACATGCCTGGCAGGAGCAGTATCAAGGAAACCTCCATTGCAACGGTAAAAAAGTGATTCTGGACAGAGCTTACGGAAGCAAAGAACATAACGGATGGATAAAGTCATTCATTTGGTCAGTTGTTTTAGGTGGAGTCTTTGAGATTCTCTGTGTTCTAACTTACTTTTATAAAACGAGAAAAAGTTCAAACGAGACCACGCAAGGGTACCTTCAACTTTCGacaagattcaagaaattcacctATGCTGAGCTAAAGAAGGCCACTTCCAATTTCAGCGAAGAGATAGGCCGAGGAGGCGGTGGCATTGTGTACAAAGGGAAATTGTCTGATGGCAGAGTTGCAGCTATAAAGTTTCTCTATGGAGCCAACTCTCAAGGAGAAGCGGAATTTCTCGCAGAAGTGAGCACTATAGGCAACCTTAATCACATGAATTTGATAGAGATATGGGGATATTGTGCTGAGGGAAATCAGAGGCTTCTAGTGTATGAGTACATGGAGTATGGTTCTTTGTCAGATAATTTGAATGCCAACAATCTTGATTGGGAAAAAAGGTATGAAATTGCTTTGGGAACAGCCAAAGGACTTGCATACTTGCATGAGGAGTGCTTAGAATGGGTCTTGCATTGTGATGTAAAACCTCAGAACATACTTTTGGATTCCAACTACAGGCCAAAAGTTGCTGATTTTGGGCTTTCCAAGATATTGAATAGAGAGGGCCTGGATAACTCCAACTTTTCCAGGATAAGGGGAACGAGAGGATACATGGCTCCAGAATGGGTTTTCAAGATGCCTATTACCTCAAAAGTGGATGTTTATAGTTATGGCATTGTTTTATTGGAGATGATCACGGGCAAGAGTCCGGAAGTTTGTGGTGGCTCCGGGGATGATGATGCTATGGGACTTGGGTCGTTGGTCACTTGGATTAGAGAAAAGATGTGCGAAACAAATGAAAGGAAATCATGGATTCAAGATATTGTAGATCCAGCATTGGATGGTAAATTCGACTTGGAGAAAATGGAGATTCTATTAAAGTTAGCTTTGCAGTGTTCAGAGGAAGACAGTGATGCAAGACCTACGATGTGCGAGGTGGTGGATAAAATGGTTCATCCAAAAATTTTCGAGTTGAAAGCAGACATGTTAATGTAGTTTCTCAAGTTGTAAATCTTGCTAAAGTTGATCTTAGAATGATTAGGTATGTTAATACAAGTTTATATGTAAAGTGGCTTGAGTAGCATATGCATCTGAACTCCAGAATGTGACTCCTTAGATAGTGACATAGTAGTTTATTAAGTAACAATTTTCTGCAATATAGCAATTGGATCCTTTTCCACTTTCAAGAATCCCCCATCCCCTTCTTCCACTCCGACCCGAAGAGTAACTAGGACCAATTTAGTCACTTTTGGAGTGTTGTGGCTCATTGCTAGATGGAAAATGTGCCATCAATAAGATGGTCAACAGCTAAAATTGCAACTTTTGCCTGTTAAATGTACTCACTCAATTGCTTTAGAATGTTAGGCTTTTAGACTTTCACTACTTATCTAACTTAGATTTCAAAACTGATTGAACGAAGTCATCTTTAATGAACTTAAGCAGGCAATCCGACCACTATATATTGATGGAGCTTACTTTCATGATTGATCGCGTGTTCAAGTGGTGAAAACAGCCTCTTGCAAAAATGCAGGGTAAGGATACGTACAATAGACCTTTATAGTCCAGCCCTTGGTGCGTTGCTCTTCCTTTTTACTTGCTCTCATTAACGAAACATTGAGTCAATAAAGATCGATCGATAAACAAAGGAAGTATAAAACTGGATCACAACAGAAAACTTGATATTCTATTTCTTGCTGGAGGAGTAGCATATCACAGACCAAAATAGCAAAGCAGAAAGCACAACTAGTACTGCAGATAATGGAAGAGccatttaataaaaaagaaaggaagaaagaaaagaaaatcaaagtgGTAAATATACTTCAACTACCACCAAAGGATGT
Proteins encoded in this window:
- the LOC107867189 gene encoding putative receptor protein kinase ZmPK1; amino-acid sequence: MIIRLRILVLASFLITFPIPFYASTIFTLSSEDSLSAPQDSITSPNGKFTAGFHSIGDNAYLFAIWFTKPLVDRTNTVVWMANRDQPMNGQRSHLSLLKSGNLVLIDANQINVWESGTEWSTSSVELSLLDTGNLVLVTYDGQRLWQSFDSPTDTLLPDQPLTKTSKLVSRRSLSNFSSGFYQLHFNEDNVLHLVYDGIEMTSVFWPSPWLIVWDAGRSTYNDSKTAVLDRFGNFMSSDEFGFQSSDYGVELQRRFSLDIDGNLRLYSLDKLSNTWKVSWQLFISSCRIHGVCGLNSLCSYDSVSGRKCSCVPGYRMKDPKDWSYGCEPEFKVSCNDTSSLDFLPLRHVEFYGYDIAYYRNKTLQECKDLCLKRCDYKGFEYKFVEGNGTYSCYPKTLLFNGYVQSSWPDFVYLKVPKTRHAWQEQYQGNLHCNGKKVILDRAYGSKEHNGWIKSFIWSVVLGGVFEILCVLTYFYKTRKSSNETTQGYLQLSTRFKKFTYAELKKATSNFSEEIGRGGGGIVYKGKLSDGRVAAIKFLYGANSQGEAEFLAEVSTIGNLNHMNLIEIWGYCAEGNQRLLVYEYMEYGSLSDNLNANNLDWEKRYEIALGTAKGLAYLHEECLEWVLHCDVKPQNILLDSNYRPKVADFGLSKILNREGLDNSNFSRIRGTRGYMAPEWVFKMPITSKVDVYSYGIVLLEMITGKSPEVCGGSGDDDAMGLGSLVTWIREKMCETNERKSWIQDIVDPALDGKFDLEKMEILLKLALQCSEEDSDARPTMCEVVDKMVHPKIFELKADMLM